One segment of Castanea sativa cultivar Marrone di Chiusa Pesio chromosome 3, ASM4071231v1 DNA contains the following:
- the LOC142629786 gene encoding mitotic checkpoint protein BUB3.3, translated as MNGTTTGLEIRDAISRIRFAPKSNNLLISSWDSSLRLYDAVGSALRLEAPCEAALLDCCFHNDESVAFAAASDGSVRRYDLHSGINDTIGNHDDIATSIGYSDETGQVISAGLDKKILFWDMRTAKAIEYLRNLGAEVDSMSLFGLNFLVAIGSSIHEYDLRKLDKLVQSKESQLNIRIRCVSSIPYSKGYAVGSVDGRVAVEMPYPSNPNDISYMFRCHPKSKDGRYHLASVNDIVFNPLICGAFVTGDNEGYVTAWDARSKRRLFGLPRLPNSVASLSYNHDGQLLAVASSYTYQEAEEIEEPPQVFIYKIDDSCIRSVSAGSSSRN; from the exons atgaacggAACAACAACCGGTTTGGAAATCCGAGACGCCATTTCCAGAATCCGATTCGCTCCGAAATCCAACAACCTCCTTATTTCTTCTTGGGACTCT AGTCTTCGATTATACGACGCCGTTGGATCTGCGCTAAGATTAGAAGCTCCGTGCGAGGCTGCGCTTCTAGATTGTTGTTTCCACAACGACGAGTCTGTTGCTTTCGCCGCTGCCTCCGATGGCTCCGTTAGAAG GTATGACTTGCATTCAGGAATTAATGATACAATTGGAAATCATGATGATATAGCAACGAGTATTGGATATTCTGATGAGACAG GTCAAGTAATCTCTGCTGGCTTGGACAAGAAGATACTATTCTGGGACATGCGGACGGCGAAGGCTATTGAGTATTTGAGAAACCTAGGTGCAGAGGTGGATTCCATGTCACTCTTTGGATTGAACTTTTTGGTAGCCATTGGATCATCAATACACGAGTATGACTTGCGTAAGTTGGACAAATTGGTACAATCGAAAGAGTCACAGTTGAACATTCGAATTAGATGTGTCAGCTCGATTCCTTATTCTAAAG GATACGCAGTTGGATCAGTGGATGGACGAGTAGCAGTGGAGATGCCCTATCCATCCAATCCAAATGACATTAG TTACATGTTCCgttgtcatccaaaatcaaaggATGGAAGATATCATCTAGCATCGGTGAATGACATTGTTTTCAATCCACT catCTGTGGTGCTTTTGTTACTGGTGATAATGAGGGTTATGTAACTGCATGGGACGCTCGAAGCAAGAGAAGACTTTTTGGG TTGCCTAGGCTCCCAAATAGTGTGGCATCCTTATCGTACAACCATGATGGACAACTTTTGGCTGTTGCATCAAGCTACACTTACCAAGAAGCTGAAGAAAT AGAAGAGCCTCCTCAAGTATTCATTTACAAAATCGATGACAGCTGCATTAGATCAGTGTCTGCTGGAAGTTCGAGTAGGAATTGA